Proteins from a genomic interval of Oncorhynchus clarkii lewisi isolate Uvic-CL-2024 chromosome 13, UVic_Ocla_1.0, whole genome shotgun sequence:
- the LOC139424731 gene encoding uncharacterized protein KIAA1958-like — protein sequence MPGSLCIQCQTQTTVFSKTCNSCFFNHPKEKMLQALKKYDYEWEHNDCTHYNNSSQILTSTKVLLYKLHTLGFVPLLLLGKRRNGTKHIDMDSFCPHPQVIKETGSIETLRNIYLGLLNVTLGTESQCQCSPVSSEPDGTPAPAEVEGAPTTIDPVGTPAPTELHRIPISIRLNIIPTPTETCKHNTLINPAGTLAPTKRDGIPISLRRNLIPTPTEPGKPSTPTNPVGIPTPTNLVGTPTAIDPSGTPAPTMLDRIPTSISLNKITTLTEPGKHSTSTNPVGTPSPMNSVGTPAPAELDGLPTPTDPGKPSTSTKLDGIPTYICLNGIPTSICMNGTPTPIQSKIPRPIQPKIPRPIQPKFPTPIQPGKHSTQNNPVGTPIPIDETSDSSEHQDQEMQRSKRKMWIDGDLIVAEDGATIQAQKKIKTTEEWLNMDTDRPTVSRHAEVDSEVLDQLEKHKEESLNMDTDRPMVSRHAEVDTEVLDQLEKSSIVQATNKQTLWAINCFKDWLAEKQMIVDFSTIEKSEMNVLLRDFYCSVRRGKGGEYCIPSYIGIRAGVNRFINLPPLSRSWCLMKDSEFTSSNNVFLGVLKKLRREGRDKTTHPKVITAQDLEILQNSTVLSPYTPRGLVNKVWFDIQLHFGPRGKEGNRRLTPQSFVIRYDENGAKYATLTSKEERPNHKDAEEQNWQNRCGIMFQNPDSPLCPVASLEKYLSKIPPDATALYLHPKKMVITSDSMWYSQEPMGFNYLSSMLPRLCQEAGTLEKYTNNCFRTLREVMSVSRLIVP from the exons ATGCCAGGCTCACTGTGTATACAGTGTCAGACACAAACCACTGTGTTTAGTAAGACCTGCAACAGTTGTTTCTTTAACCATCCAAAAGAGAAGATGTTACAAGCGTTGAAGAAGTATGATTACGAATGGGAACACAATGATTGCACCCATTATAATAATAGCTCTCAGATATTGACTTCCACTAAAGTATTG CTCTACAAATTACATACTCTGGGATTTGTTCCCCTTCTCCTGCTTGGAAAAAGGAGAAATGGAACAAAACATATCGATATGGATTCCTTTTGCCCTCACCCACAAGTCATAAAAGAAACGGGCTCTATTGAAACACTGAGAAATATTTATTTAGGTCTTCTGAATG TCACACTCGGCACCGAGTCCCAATGCCAGTGCTCCCCAGTGTCTTCAGAGCCAGACGGGACCCCTGCACCAGCCGAGGTAGAGGGAGCCCCTACAACAATCGATCCCGTGGGAACCCCTGCACCAACAGAGCTACACAGAATACCCATATCCATCCGACTGAACATAATACCCACACCAACAGAGACGTGCAAACACAACACACTAATCAATCCAGCGGGAACCCTGGCACCAACCAAGCGAGACGGAATCCCCATATCTTTACGACGGAACCTAATCCCCACACCAACAGAGCCAGGCAAACCATCCACACCAACCAATCCAGTGGGAATCCCTACACCAACCAATCTAGTTGGAACTCCTACAGCAATTGATCCATCAGGAACCCCTGCACCAACTATGCTAGACAGAATCCCCACATCCATCAGCCTGAACAAAATCACCACACTAACAGAGCCAGGCAAACACTCCACATCAACCAATCCTGTGGGAACCCCTTCACCAATGAATTCAGTGGGGACCCCTGCACCAGCCGAGCTAGACGGACTCCCCACACCAACAGACCCAGGAAAACCCTCCACATCAACCAAGCTAGACGGAATCCCCACATACATCTGCCTGAATGGAATCCCCACATCCATCTGCATGAACGGAACCCCCACCCCAATACAGTCCAAAATCCCCAGACCAATACAACCCAAAATCCCCAGACCTATACAGCCAAAATTCCCCACACCAATACAGCCAGGCAAACACTCCACGCAAAATAATCCAGTGGGAACCCCTATACCAATTGATGAAACATCTGACTCTTCTGAGCACCAGGACCAAGAAATGCAAAGGTCAAAAAGAAAAATGTGGATAG ATGGAGATCTAATCGTTGCTGAAGACGGTGCAACCATTCAAGCACAAAAGAAAATCAAAACAACAG AAGAGTGGCTGAACATGGATACGGATAGGCCCACGGTGTCAAGACATGCAGAGGTAGACAGTGAAGTATTAGATCAACTAGAAAAACACAAAG AAGAGTCGCTGAACATGGATACGGATAGGCCCATGGTGTCAAGACATGCAGAGGTAGACACTGAAGTATTAGATCAATTAGAAAAGAGCAGCATTGTACAAGCAACCAACAAGCAAACTTTGTGGGCTATAAACTGCTTTAAGGACTGGCTGGCAGAGAAACAGATGATAGTGGATTTTTCAACCATTGAGAAATCTGAAATGAATGTCCTCTTGCGAGATTTTTACTGTTCTGTTCGAAGGGGTAAAGGTGGGGAGTATTGCATCCCAAGCTATATCGGAATCCGGGCTGGCGTGAACAGATTCATTAACCTCCCTCCCCTTAGCAGATCCTGGTGCTTGATGAAGGACAGTGAGTTTACCTCCTCTAATAATGTATTTCTTGGGGTACTAAAGAAACTCAGACGAGAGGGCAGGGACAAAACTACCCATCCTAAGGTGATTACAGCACAAGaccttgagattcttcaaaactCTACTGTGCTAAGCCCCTACACACCCAGAGGACTAGTGAACAAAGTGTGGTTTGATATCCAGTTACACTTTGGCCCCAGAGGAAAAGAGGGCAATAGACGGCTAACGCCACAGTCGTTTGTAATAAGGTACGATGAAAACGGAGCAAAATATGCAACGCTGACTTCCAAAGAAGAAAGACCGAACCACAAAGATGCAGAAGAGCAGAACTGGCAGAATCGCTGTGGAATCATGTTTCAGAACCCTGATAGTCCACTCTGTCCAGTCGCCTCCTTGGAGAAGTATCTGAGCAAGATCCCGCCAGATGCCACCGCCCTCTACCTCCATCCTAAGAAGATGGTCATCACCAGTGACAGCATGTGGTATAGCCAGGAGCCAATGGGGTTCAACTACCTTTCATCAATGCTGCCCCGACTGTGCCAG gaGGCTGGTACATTGGAAAAGTACACAAACAATTGTTTCCGAACTTTGCGCGAGGTCATGTCTGTCAGCAGACTGATAGTTCCTTGA